A genomic region of Candidatus Zixiibacteriota bacterium contains the following coding sequences:
- a CDS encoding Ig-like domain-containing protein, with the protein MHQRNRFSGFPAAFGIVAALLLVIPVLAQAQANQLPVLNPIGDKTIDEGVNLNFGVSATDAESIPALTTSSLPTGATFVDNLDGTATFDWTPTFTQAGIYPVMFYATDDSAAVDSELVTITVNDINQPPVLAAIGAKSVNENVNLNFNTTANDPDVTTPSMSATGLPLGATFTDNLNGTGTFNWTPTYDQSGVYNVTFFASDGTLKDSEIVAITVNNVNRDPVLAAIGARSVNENVNLNFNTTATDPDGTTPSMSATGLPVGATFVDNLNGTGTFNWTPTYTQSGIYNITFFASDGTLKDSEIVAITVNNVNREPVLAAIGAR; encoded by the coding sequence ATGCATCAAAGGAATAGATTTTCAGGTTTCCCGGCGGCCTTTGGAATTGTCGCGGCACTGCTGCTGGTAATTCCGGTTCTGGCCCAGGCACAGGCCAATCAGTTGCCGGTGCTGAACCCGATCGGCGACAAGACGATCGATGAAGGAGTCAATCTGAATTTCGGGGTCTCGGCCACTGATGCCGAGAGCATTCCGGCTCTGACCACCTCTTCTCTGCCGACCGGGGCCACTTTTGTGGATAATCTTGACGGTACCGCGACATTCGATTGGACGCCGACTTTCACACAGGCGGGAATCTACCCGGTTATGTTCTATGCGACCGATGATTCCGCGGCGGTCGATTCCGAATTGGTGACTATCACGGTCAATGATATCAACCAGCCACCGGTGCTGGCGGCGATTGGTGCCAAGAGCGTTAATGAGAATGTTAATCTGAATTTCAATACGACCGCAAATGATCCTGATGTGACAACTCCCTCGATGAGCGCCACTGGTTTGCCTCTTGGGGCGACTTTCACCGATAATCTGAACGGTACCGGGACATTCAACTGGACCCCGACCTATGATCAGTCGGGTGTATACAATGTCACTTTCTTTGCCTCGGATGGCACTCTGAAAGATTCGGAGATCGTTGCTATTACGGTTAATAATGTCAACCGTGATCCGGTTCTGGCGGCAATTGGTGCCAGGAGTGTCAATGAGAATGTTAATCTGAATTTCAATACGACCGCGACTGATCCTGATGGAACGACACCCTCAATGAGTGCCACCGGTTTGCCGGTTGGTGCGACTTTCGTTGATAATCTTAACGGTACCGGGACATTCAACTGGACCCCGACTTATACGCAATCCGGTATTTATAATATTACTTTCTTTGCCTCGGATGGTACTCTGAAAGATTCCGAGATCGTTGCTATTACAGTAAATAATGTCAACCGTGAGCCGGTTCTGGCGGCAATTGGCGCCAGGAG